A portion of the Clostridium gelidum genome contains these proteins:
- a CDS encoding glycoside hydrolase family 30 protein, producing MSKIKHIYSSDKTYWQEGQLQNIEYEDTLELTSETKQTVKGFGGCFNEISWDILKIVDKNKQKEILDNLFTEEGLNFNVGRLPMGASDYALEWHSYDETNGDYELKDFSIKRDEEYLLPYLKEALNRKPEMSLFASPWSPPTWMKTKKSYNFGTLSWNQENLQAYANYFAKYVEEYKKAGVKIEQVHIQNEPHADQKFPSCMWTGKEMRDFIKNNLGPVFEEKGIDAEIWLGTINGPFVDFQLPLPGCAPFSQFYDQCVNTILSDKEARKYIYGVGFQWGGKHVIEQIELSYPEIRLMQTENECGDGQNTWTHAEYVYGLFWHYFTHGVESYVYWNMVLPSGGISTWGWEQNTMITIDPETKEVAYQPEFYIMKHFSHFVKPEAKRIATKGHWTSNSIVFENPDGEIVVVVGNAMDADREFTFKYKDVSFSTIIKAHSVNTFCVQK from the coding sequence ATGAGCAAAATTAAACACATTTATAGTAGTGATAAAACTTATTGGCAAGAAGGACAGTTACAGAATATAGAATATGAAGACACTTTAGAATTAACCAGCGAAACAAAGCAAACTGTAAAAGGCTTTGGTGGTTGTTTTAATGAAATTAGCTGGGATATTTTAAAAATAGTAGATAAAAATAAGCAAAAAGAAATTTTAGATAATTTATTCACAGAAGAAGGTTTGAATTTTAATGTAGGACGTTTACCAATGGGTGCTAGTGATTATGCATTGGAATGGCATAGTTATGATGAGACAAATGGAGATTATGAGTTAAAAGATTTTTCTATAAAAAGAGACGAAGAATACTTATTGCCATATTTAAAAGAAGCATTAAATCGTAAACCAGAAATGTCATTATTTGCTTCACCTTGGAGCCCGCCAACATGGATGAAAACAAAGAAATCATACAATTTTGGAACATTATCGTGGAACCAAGAAAATTTACAAGCTTATGCAAATTACTTTGCAAAATATGTAGAGGAATATAAGAAAGCTGGAGTAAAAATTGAACAAGTTCATATTCAAAATGAACCTCATGCTGATCAAAAATTCCCATCATGTATGTGGACAGGCAAAGAAATGAGAGATTTTATTAAAAATAATCTTGGACCAGTATTTGAGGAAAAAGGAATAGATGCAGAGATTTGGCTTGGTACAATTAATGGACCATTTGTAGATTTTCAGCTTCCACTTCCAGGTTGTGCTCCATTCTCACAATTCTATGATCAATGTGTAAATACAATACTTTCAGATAAAGAAGCGAGAAAATACATATATGGGGTAGGATTCCAATGGGGTGGAAAACATGTAATTGAACAAATTGAATTAAGTTATCCAGAAATAAGACTTATGCAAACAGAAAATGAATGTGGGGATGGCCAAAATACATGGACTCACGCAGAATATGTTTATGGACTTTTTTGGCATTATTTCACTCACGGTGTTGAAAGCTATGTTTACTGGAATATGGTACTTCCGAGTGGTGGAATAAGTACTTGGGGCTGGGAACAAAATACAATGATAACAATTGACCCAGAAACAAAAGAAGTAGCATATCAACCTGAATTTTATATTATGAAGCATTTCTCGCATTTTGTTAAACCAGAAGCAAAAAGAATAGCAACTAAAGGTCACTGGACTTCAAATTCTATCGTATTTGAAAATCCTGATGGAGAAATTGTAGTTGTTGTAGGTAATGCAATGGATGCAGATCGTGAATTTACATTTAAATATAAGGATGTAAGTTTTTCTACAATTATCAAAGCACATTCAGTTAATACTTTTTGTGTACAAAAATAA
- a CDS encoding AraC family transcriptional regulator, translated as MPKYSNKKIVGDFMEFKHELVKRNEDISVMFLNMTDNARIIPKHWHNHMEIIYILDGYLEVDINNSSYLVEENQLIVISPRDIHSTAHKDSNTSILLQIPYELLENNIDDVQNIHFECNPYMKNNQHIDCQNDIKILLKSFAEIYKYRPLGYKLKINSLIYDLLFILVNKFSVSVPKLNIQKTDRYLDRLELITKYVKKHYKECISLDDISAQARLNPEYFSRFFKKYMGTTFLKYLNSIRLEHFYTNLTNTDYSITELIEKNGFTNYKMFMKLFKDNYGCTPSETRKIILKNNIKNSKM; from the coding sequence ATGCCTAAGTATTCAAATAAAAAGATTGTAGGTGATTTTATGGAATTTAAACATGAATTAGTTAAACGAAATGAAGACATTAGTGTTATGTTTCTCAACATGACTGATAATGCTAGAATTATACCTAAGCATTGGCATAATCATATGGAAATTATTTATATTTTAGATGGCTATCTTGAAGTTGATATTAATAATTCTTCATATTTAGTTGAAGAAAATCAGTTAATAGTAATAAGTCCAAGAGATATTCATTCAACGGCCCATAAAGATAGTAATACATCAATACTTTTACAGATTCCTTATGAACTTTTAGAAAATAATATAGATGATGTTCAAAATATTCATTTTGAATGTAATCCCTATATGAAAAATAATCAACACATTGATTGTCAAAATGATATAAAAATCTTATTAAAATCTTTCGCAGAAATTTATAAATATAGACCTCTTGGTTATAAACTTAAAATAAATAGCTTAATTTATGATTTATTATTTATTTTAGTAAATAAATTTAGTGTTTCTGTGCCCAAATTAAATATACAAAAAACAGACCGATATTTAGATCGATTAGAGTTAATAACAAAGTATGTAAAAAAACATTATAAAGAATGCATAAGTTTAGATGACATATCAGCTCAAGCTAGATTAAATCCTGAATATTTTTCAAGATTTTTTAAAAAATATATGGGTACAACCTTTTTAAAATACTTAAATAGTATAAGATTAGAACATTTTTATACTAATTTAACTAATACTGATTATAGTATTACTGAGCTTATTGAAAAAAATGGTTTTACTAATTACAAAATGTTTATGAAATTATTTAAAGATAATTATGGGTGTACTCCAAGTGAAACTCGAAAAATAATATTAAAAAATAATATTAAGAATTCTAAAATGTAG
- a CDS encoding DUF4364 family protein produces MYENSSELAENKLLMLYVLKTIKDPISNTQLTEIILENNFINYFTFQQYLAELEESKFVEYHEANDKKLLILTEAGDNVLSLFKARISPSKISIIDEYIKEKIGSIKKELTIHADYTLGESDDSFIVDLKAIEDQTLLMELKLSVPTKNQATSICSKWKENPSEIYTNIINILIN; encoded by the coding sequence ATGTACGAAAATTCATCAGAACTCGCAGAAAACAAGTTACTAATGTTATATGTATTAAAAACAATAAAAGATCCAATTTCCAATACTCAGCTTACTGAAATAATTCTTGAAAATAACTTTATTAATTATTTTACATTCCAACAATATTTGGCTGAGCTTGAGGAGTCTAAATTCGTTGAATATCATGAAGCTAATGATAAAAAATTATTGATATTAACAGAAGCGGGAGATAATGTTCTTTCTTTATTTAAAGCTAGAATATCCCCCTCAAAAATATCTATTATTGATGAATATATAAAAGAAAAGATAGGATCTATAAAAAAGGAATTAACTATACACGCTGACTATACTCTTGGTGAGAGTGATGATAGCTTTATAGTTGATCTTAAAGCTATTGAAGATCAAACTTTATTAATGGAACTAAAATTATCAGTTCCCACGAAAAATCAAGCAACTTCAATTTGCAGCAAGTGGAAAGAGAATCCATCTGAAATATATACCAATATAATTAATATATTAATTAACTAA
- a CDS encoding MFS transporter, which yields MEATQNLKNKIGLKEKLSYACGDAGNNVIFASMSSFLVFYYTDVVKVSAVTIGSIMLISRVLDGFVDILMGVIIDKTKSKYGKARPWLLRMCIPFAIAAVLMFSVPDVSNYWQYVYIFVTYNIVNIIYTSINLPYGVLTSLMTQDQYERSVLTIFRMIFSVICNIGISMLTLPVVAMFGNDRKAWSLTYALFGAVAVVLFLITFFNTKERVGSATDEVKKEVPVKVGVKALFKNKYWGILTIQGLLNGANLTIMMGMNVYYAQYVLGNAGLVSVLTFAMMLPCLAGMFVLAPIVKKFGKRNVSLAGIVIMVIGYLIVMIAPTNLTLVLIGTAIRGLGFTPVQTLSFAMLADTVEYGEWKAGVRTEGLIYSAQSFGGKAGGGLGSGVIGWILGMGGYIGGAAAQSAGAVGAIKALFIFIPIAFVVVQFVILIPYKLDKEYSQVLEDLEKRKTVNN from the coding sequence ATGGAAGCAACACAAAATTTAAAAAATAAAATTGGGTTAAAAGAAAAATTATCTTATGCCTGCGGTGATGCTGGTAATAATGTAATATTTGCATCTATGAGCAGTTTTCTAGTATTTTATTATACAGATGTAGTAAAAGTTAGTGCAGTGACTATAGGTTCAATTATGTTGATTTCTCGTGTATTAGATGGATTTGTTGATATTCTTATGGGAGTAATTATTGATAAGACAAAATCAAAGTATGGTAAAGCTAGGCCTTGGTTATTAAGAATGTGTATACCTTTTGCTATAGCAGCTGTTCTTATGTTTTCAGTTCCAGATGTGAGTAATTATTGGCAATATGTATATATTTTTGTGACTTATAATATTGTTAATATAATTTATACATCTATAAATCTTCCTTATGGAGTGCTTACTTCATTAATGACTCAAGATCAATATGAACGTTCAGTTTTAACTATATTTAGAATGATATTTTCAGTAATTTGTAATATTGGTATTAGTATGTTGACTTTACCTGTTGTTGCTATGTTTGGTAATGACAGAAAAGCTTGGTCGTTAACATATGCATTATTTGGTGCAGTGGCAGTAGTTCTTTTCCTTATTACTTTCTTTAATACAAAGGAAAGAGTAGGTAGTGCTACCGATGAAGTTAAGAAAGAGGTTCCTGTTAAAGTTGGTGTAAAAGCATTATTTAAGAATAAGTATTGGGGGATTTTAACGATTCAAGGTTTATTAAATGGTGCCAATTTAACAATTATGATGGGAATGAATGTTTATTATGCTCAATATGTTTTAGGAAATGCAGGATTAGTGTCAGTATTAACATTTGCAATGATGCTTCCATGTTTAGCCGGTATGTTCGTATTAGCTCCTATTGTTAAGAAGTTTGGAAAACGTAATGTTTCATTAGCAGGTATTGTAATTATGGTAATAGGATATTTAATAGTAATGATAGCGCCAACAAATTTAACGCTTGTACTTATAGGAACTGCTATAAGAGGACTAGGATTTACTCCAGTACAAACTTTAAGTTTTGCAATGCTTGCAGATACTGTTGAGTATGGTGAGTGGAAAGCTGGCGTAAGAACAGAAGGGTTAATTTATAGTGCACAAAGCTTTGGCGGAAAAGCTGGGGGAGGACTTGGAAGTGGTGTAATAGGATGGATTTTAGGTATGGGTGGATATATAGGTGGTGCAGCAGCACAGTCTGCAGGTGCAGTAGGTGCGATTAAAGCATTATTCATTTTTATCCCAATAGCATTTGTAGTAGTCCAATTTGTAATCTTAATTCCTTACAAACTTGATAAAGAATATTCACAAGTTTTAGAAGATCTTGAAAAAAGAAAAACAGTAAATAATTAG